The Paenibacillus sp. 481 DNA window TGTTTATTCGAAAAAAAGTTTTAATATCCATGCACTTGTGTATATTCCAGAATTGGAAGGTTCTTCGGTACAAGTTAATGTTCAATTTTATGATAGTAATGATAAAGCTATGGGATCTAATTATGTAGAAGAAGTTCGTCATAGATTAACTAACCATTATGGAAATTTGAATGTTAAGGGAGATATTCCTGAGGGGGCTGTTACTGCTAGTGTGTCGGTTTTTTTAAATGTTTCTGGCACTTTTGATTTTGTTACACAAATTATTAAGCCTGGTTTTGGTAAATTACATATTGACAAAATTTCAATGGAAGTATCAAATCAAGCTAAAAGTAATCCAACACCTGAGCCGCCTATCCCTCCTTGGGATCAAGTTGAACCCCCAGTCATTATAGATCCAACGATATAGGTGTAGGGAATGTAACGCTAAAAAGCACGGCTGCATGAGAAAATGTCTATTCATTTTTTTGTGGATACGGTTATCCCTAACTCTGGCACAAATATACGAAGAACAATATTAAAGATGGAGTTATATTTGATGTTTATAACTCATTTTAGTGAACTAAACATTAAATATTCTAAGGAGGAGAAAAAGTGAAGAAAGTCCTATCTGTTACACTTGTGTTTATACTCATTTTTACAAGCTTGCCGTTTGCTTCAGCACAGCCAATATTTTCGATAGGAAGCGGAAAGAATGCATCAGTTTCAGAAGCAGTATATGGGATTCCTAGTCATCAACAGCCACAACTATTTGATCCGAACGCTGTTATTACGATTTCGTCAGTAGCAGATCAATTTGGAATTGCGAGAAATTGGGTCCACAAGGAAACGATGAAAGGCTATCCACTACATCATGTGTTTCAGGGCTTAAAGACGAAACAAGCTGGTGGCTCCTATGAGCAGTTCATGCAACGGCTTTATCCTCATATAAAGTCTGATCTAACAAAAGAGCAGAATCCCCTCAATGTCACATTCAACGTATACGGAAATTCACCTAAGATAGATAGTCCAAACATAGATGGAAACCCAAGCGTTACCGAAGTTGTTTATCCTGAACAAAAAAGTCGGAATAAGCGCTCATTAATGTCATCCCAATATGATGAGATCGCTCTAAAACAAAAAGATCTACGTGTTGATCAAGCCCCATTTTCAATTGGAGATGTTAATGTAAATATCTCAACGGTAGATGGCTCTCTGCGAGTCGAAGAAACGGACTTTATTCTTCCTGGACCTAATGGTATGAACTTTGAGCTGCGTCGTACATATGATAGTGCCCGCGCTAAAGAAAGTATATACTTTGATATTACTAATAATAAGAACGCAACGAGGAAACCTCAAGAAGACAAGCAATCTGCCTTAGGAAAAGGGTGGATTTGGGATATTCCATATATAAAAATGAGTGATAATGATTATCCTGGATCGATATACATCCCAGGTAAAGGAACATATTCTATCGATAACAGTACATTGAAGGGCTATCCGTACAAGGATTTAAGTTTTAGGGGAAAGGGGGGCGAAAAGGTAGGGAATGCTACTTTCATCTTGGATGATCATAAGACAGGCTTAACATACTTTTTCAACATCAATGGACAATTAATAGTGATAGTGAATAAGTATGGAAATCAGATTGATTTTCATTACGCTTTCAAAAAATTAATACTTGTCCGCACGGGGACCACATATGAAGGTGACAACGGAAGACGATTGTATAATCAATTAGAATTCAGTAATTACGATGATAAAGTTATTGTAAGTGCTTCGATTCTAGATCCTGTGACAAATCAACCGAATAAACAGACGGTTGAATACAGGAAAGAAACTCGTGTTTTGCAAAATAGAACAGAAAGCATTACTACACAGGTATTGACCGAAGTTATTGATCAAGCGAAACGCTCAACAAAATATTATTATGATGATAATAATTATAATTTTATGTTTTTTAATTTCAGTAAAGATCTCGCAGAGTATACGAGTTTTCATGATCGGATAATGAAGAAATGGGGCACTAATGTTTGGCTTCCATTAAAGACCATTGAGCACCCGACGAAGGCTCATACAGACTTTGACACGGAGAAAGTGTTGCGAAATACAGGCCCATACGCTCAAGAAGAGCAGGTTAGGTATAGAGGGCGTGTAAGATCGTATAGCACACCAAGTGGTCCTGTATGGTCTGATTTGAACAATCTAAATTACCATAGCGATGTTGGTTCGAGATTTGGAGATCATTCCTTTTCAACTAGTGTCTCTAACGGTTTAAGAAATACCCCCAATGATGAATTAATGAATACGACTTATCATTATCAAATAGATTACAAAGAAGATCATTGGGGCGTTATGGAAAATGAAACACCTACTATTTACAACACGAGTATTTCTATGGTGCCTAACGGAAAAACAGAGCGAAAAAATATTTATTATGAATATAATATGTATAAAAGGAACCCTAATCCAATACAAATTACGACAGCGTTTAGTGATGGTCTGAAATCATCTACTCAAAGAGTGAAATATGAATATGATGAATACGGTCATATCATTTTGGAAACAAACCCACTTAATATTACAAGCAAACATGAGTACGTAGAAACTAAATTCACGTCAAAAGTTGATGAGGAGTGGAAGCCTCCAGCAGAAGAATGGGATAGGGAAGTTACCGTATCTCAATTAAAGAAAAGCACTGTACCGATTGGAACTGATAAAAATTTAGTATCTGAATACGAATATTATCCAGATCATGCTGGATTAAAGCAAGTTACTCGATTCCAAAGACAGCACGTAGGCCAAAGACTATTGAGCCAAAGCAACTATGAGTATGACCGTTTTGGGAATCCTACGACTATTCAACTGAAAGGTGAAGGAGTAAATAATACGGTTATCAAACAAGAATTTGATAACAACCATAAATTGATGTTCCTGACCAAACAAACGGTCACAATTAAAGATGCGGACAATAGCCCATCTGAAATTACTAATCAAGCAAAATACAATCCAGTTACAGGTTCAATGATTCAATACATAGACGGCAAAGGACAGGCTGTTACGTATGAATACGATGCATTAAATCGAGTCACAGCGGAAAGTTACGCGGATGGAACACAAACGAAGATTGTGTACAACGATGCTAGCAACACAGTGACTGTTACAGATCCAGCTGATCAAAAGAAGGAAATGACATTTGATCCATTTGGACGACTGGTTAAAGAAACGAGTACACGAGGTGTTGCGTACCGTTCTTATGATAAATACAACCGTCTGACTGCTCAAAGTCAGGTTGTTGCTTTGACTACTTCATATGAAGATGCTATTAAGCATTATTCTACTGAATATGTGTATGATGCATGGGGGCGTGTTATTGAAGAGAAACCCAAATATTTTGCATCAAAACGATATACGTACGACGATGCTCTACTCATGAAATCTACAATCGACGGTGCAGGAAATGTGCTTATTGAAAAGTATGATATATTAGGCCGTGTTGAATATAAGGAAGAAATAAAACCTTCTGGTATCAAGACTACGTTGGCAAGGTATACGTATGATCATGCGGGCAACGTCATCAGTATGACAGACGCCAACGGAAACGTAACTACGTATCAGTATGATGGATTGAGTCGGTTGAACGCAGTGACGGATGCTGAGAGCAAGACGACGAACTACAAATATGATTTGTCAGGCAATATGGTTGAGGTTACTTATGCTGATGGTAACAAGGTGCAAAAAAAGTATGATGAAATTGGACGGCTAATTCAACAAATCGATCCGAAAAATCAAAGCAAAAAACTACATTATGATGCTAATAGTAATGTGATTCGATCGGTAGATCGTAAGGGACAGACACAATATTTTGAGTATAATATGCGTAATTTGTTAACTAGTAGTTTCTTTGCCAGCCAGGCAGAGGAAAGGGTGTCATATCAGTATGATCGGGTCGGTCGACGCACATCGATGACTGATAGTACGGGAACGACGAATTATGAGTATCACCCCTCGGGAGAATTGAATACCATTACATATCCGGGGAATACGAGACTTAACTATGAATACGATGTGCGAGGGTTACGGACGAAGCAAACGATTGCTGGATCTAACTTTAGTCTGACGACGAACTTAGAGTACATGGCGGATTCGCCAACTCCGACCAAAGTGCAAGTATTGAATGAAAGTGGAAGTGAGATAAGTCATTACAAGTACGATTTCAATCAGCAGACGCGTAGGCTGTCTAAATTAAGTTCATCACAAGGATTCAATGAGTCTTATATGTATGATGGCCTTACTAGGATCGGTATTCAGCAAAAGCAGCATGAGTCACTGTTTGGTCAGTATGATTACAGCTATGATAACAACCGAAACATCACTGCGAAGAAAGAAAATGGAAGTTTATATAGTTTCACGTACGATAAGCTTAATCGAATTCAGCGATCGAGCCAGTTTAACGAGTCATACCAGTACGATGGACGTGATAACCGAAGCACGTTAACGAGCGAGAAACCAACGGCAGAAATTATAGGTGGCAGTTATACGTATGACAATCGTAACCAATTAACCAATGTAATGATGGATAATGGAAAATCAGTTGCTTACCGTTACAATGGTGACGGGCTAATGGTGGAGCGAACTGAAAATGGTACGACGATTCGTTACTATTATGACGATAAAGCGAAAATTGTAGCAGAGGGTACTGTAGGAGCCAACAATATTGTTACAATAAGCGCAGGCTACGTCTATGATGCCAGCGGTAAATTGCTAGCTCGTAAGCTATCAGGTGAGAACAGCCTACAGCAATATATCACAAATGGTCACGGTGATGTCACAGAAATTCGCGATGCCAACGGCAAAGTCTTGAATCAGTACACTTATGATATATGGGGCGATCCGCTAAAGAGTGCAGAACAGACACCGAATATTTTTCGTTACTCAGGAGAATATTGGGATTCAACGACAAATCTGCAATACTTGCGCGCAAGATGGTATGATCCAAGTGTTGGGCGGTTTATTAATGAGGATACGTATGAAGGGGAACTGGGTAATCCGTTAAGTCAGAATCTCTATACGTATGTGGAAAATAATCCATTAAAGTGGACTGATCCAACGGGTCATAGAAAAGGGCTTGATTTCTCTTTTGCATATAATACTTTAAGATATGGCTACGAAATGGGAAGTTTAGTGGATTATTGGTGGGATGGTGATATATCTGATCAAGAGTTTTTTGATTCTGTAGGTATAAGTTTTAAAAATTGGGATGATATTAACTTAACTAAAGGTAATGGATATTATGATGATAGCCCCGAGTCGTTAAAATATACTGATGAAATCAACGTCGCTCAAACACTATCGAAAATGGGGAAGAAAGTAAAAACTATACAACGAGATAGTAATAATACACCTGACTTTTTGGTAGACGGAGTAAAGGTTGAATTAAAGACAGCATATCCGGAAGATAAAAAGCTAAAAGTAAAGACTTCAACTCAGGCTGTTGCTAAAGGGTTTAATAAGCAAGGGGCGAGTGAGGTAGTTTTGGATCTTAGATACGGGATAGACGAAGATTTAAGCGCCCTTCATATTTTTGATTTATACTATTTCAGTGTGACTAAACTGAAACAAGAGAATACTTTATTTAAACTTCACATTTGGACAGACAATGGTATTTACTCAGGAAATATTCGTTTAAAGACACCTAATAGTACAGGAAATGAAATTTAATCTGAGAGGAGGTTTTAAGATGGGAAAGTACGTTTGTAAATGTGGGGAAGTTTTATCTACCCACCGAGTACCAAACGACGTTGAATTAATCGTGTATACAGATAGAGAGTGGGAGAAAATAAACTGTCTAGAATCGATTGATGACATGCCTGAGCCGGAATTTGATGTTTGGAGATGCAAACAATGTGAAAGAGTGTACTGCTTTAAAGGTACAGAATTGATTAAAACCTATGCAATTGAGTATTAGTGTCTAATAAGTGCTAGTTACTCATCAAATGATCTTTCGGATTAGTAGTATATAAGTTTAAGGAGAGAAGAAATAAACCTTGATCGGCTCCTTGGGGCTGTTGACAAAATAAAAATGATCCCTCAAATAAAATGATATTAAAGCAACCGTGTAGAATTTGTTCTCTACACGGTTTTATTTTTGGAGGAGTTCGCAAATGATGGGAGTAAATAAAGAAAAGCAACATCAGTTCATGCTTTTTAATTTGGAAGACTACATCCCAGCAAATCACTTACTACGATCTATTGAGAAGGTTGTAGATTTTTCGTTTATATATAAGAAAGTTCAGCATTTGTACTCCCCAATTGGCAGGAAAACAATTGATCCCGTCATGCTTATAAAAATGCTACTTCTTGGGTATCTGTATGGCATTCCTTCTGAAAGAAAGCTAGGAGAACAAGTGCAATTGAATCTGGAATTTCGATGGTTTTTAGGATTAGGTTTGGAAGAATCCATTCCGGATCATTCGACACTTAGTCAGAATCGCCGTCGCAGATTTAAGGAGCGTACGATCTTTCAAGAAATATTCGATCATATCGTTTCAACATGTGTATCTTCAGAGCCTGTGACAGGTGAGGTGATTGTCACTGACTCTACACACATTAAAGCTCATGCTTCCGATTACCAAAGCGAAAAGGTATGGAAAGATTAACTCCCTCCGGACTATTTAAAAGAACTAGAACAGGAAGTTCATAGACTGGAGAAGAAGCTACAAGATAAACGAGAAGTGCAAGGGAAGAAAAAATGTGATCCTTCTAAGCAATCACCACCAGATAAATCTGAACGAAAAGAAGTCAAGCGTAGCACGACAGATCCCGATTCTGGTTGGCTGAATAGACCACAAAAGCCGGTCGGTAACCACTATCTCGGACATACAAGTATAGACACCAAACATGGAATCATAACGGATATCCATGTGACCCCAGGCAATGTAAATGATAACGACCCCTATGTAGAAAGGCTTTCCCTGCAAAAGATTAAATTTGGATTGTCCATTCAAAAAGTTGGCGCCGACAAAGGCTACGACAGTTCCCTGATTCATCACGGATTAAAAAACTAGATATTCGGGGTTATATCGCCCCTCAGCAACATAGTAGCATCGAGAGTATTGATGGAAAAAAATTTATTTATGATCCCGTAATGGATACGTAAACTTGTCCAGCAGGAAAAAAATGTAGGGTTCACTTATATGTCCAGGAGGGGAAATCATTATCATCAGATCTACACAGCAAAAACGAAGGATTGTAAAGCTTGTCCTCTAAGGGACAGATGTTTTACCAAATCGAAACCCTATCGCAGCATAACAAGCCCCTATTTCATGAAGCATTGGAGCAAAATAGAACGCGATCCAAGACACCGGAGTATAAGCGAATTTAACGTCTGCGGAGAATATGGTGTGAAGGAACCTTCGGTACGATGAAGTAAGAGCACAATCTACGTAAGACATACAAAAGAGGCATTCGAAACGCACTCGAACACTGCCTCTTTTCGGCGTTGGCCATTAATCTAAAAAGGATGACAAAAGCGATGATTTAGAGGGGGGAATGATGCACCGGAGGGTGTTTACTGAAGATTATTCAGCTAAAAAGATGCTTAAAAGTTAAGATGGGCCCGGAAATTTAATTCCGAACCCATTTTGTCAACAGCCCCTTAAGCCATTCAAGGTTTATTTCTATTGTTTGGGGATTTTGATGTATCATTTTGGAGCATTCCAGTAGACATACCACTCCGAATAAAACTCTATTTACGTAAAGCACCTTTTCTTAGAGCATATAAAATTGTGGTTCATAGAAAACGTATTATTATCACTGGTTTGTAGTAATCAAAGCGAACTAACGCTTTTATATATTGACTACAGATTGTAACGGTGCAAGTACCAAATTTTTTTCTACTAGTAGGGGTATTGGGATAGCGAAGCGCCGCTAGTTCGCTCTGAATATCCGGCGGTTTATTAGTGAGGATACGTATGAAGGGGAATCGAACATTCCCATAAGCTTGAATGTGCTCTCCTATATTTACAATAACCCGTTAACATATATCGACGATTAATCTACCGAGGTGTGAATAGCGAAGAAAAAAGGTCAAGTTAAGGGAGATTAGCCCTGACTCGACCTTTTTTGCTATTAAGTATAATTACAGGTTACACGCTGTTTAATGGTAATTATGCTGTTGTGGCAGTCATTTAAAAGAAGGCTTATCCATATTTCCGGAAAATTAGATTGTAAGTGTTATTGCGATCATATTCATGACCACGAGTAGACACTTTCATATACAGTTTATGACCGGGCTGAATAACATCATGCCATACATCTGTACTTCCTCCAGAATCAGGAACCTCAAAAGTTTTTACGATATTATTATTTGAGTCGACAGTTATGAGCTGTACGTCGTAGTTAGCAGTGCTTGGTGATTGTAAGGAGAGTTTGTAAATAAATTCGCTTCCTCCATATCTATTATTGGCAAGGAAAAAGTCATAATCTGAAGTGCTGTCAAGAGTGTAATTAACAGAGGTACCCGTGTATCCTGGGAGCCAAATTTCCGAAGCAGTATGCAGCGTATCAGCAAAGCCCTCCTTTGCAAATGCTGCCTGTGATGTCATTGTCATGGATGCAACCACCAAACAAGTTGCCAAAATTTTCTTGAATCTCATAGTTCTCGCACCTTTCCATATTTGGGATATTTAGAGATTGCTCTCTACAAAAATGATAATACCACAACTTGGAATAGTAGTAAATAACATGGTTTTATTTAATATTAAAGAAATTTATTTTATCGATAACAGGGGTGAAAATGAATGAAATATAATACTATTTGTTTTCTTAAATTAGAGAATAAGCTGTATTTAGCCCATATATATAATGTTTCTAATAGAATCATATCTTCTGCTGAAGTTTGTTACTACTCGATATGATTATGTCACTCTGGATGCTTATCCAATGGATTTATTCAATCATTGACCGATTTATAAAGAATCAATATTGCAACAAACCTGCAAACCACAAAGGTAGCTAATTAACTTTATATTTTTTACTATTCTCTGCTTGAAAAAAGGATGTCTGTGAAGAACATCGAATAGTGATGTGAGAAGTGTCTTATAGAGTTGAATGGTTAAGGTGAGGATGAGCAAGAGCAAGAGGATCTGGGAGAAAGCTTCATTTCATTTGCCGAGTATTCGTGCGCAGCTTTATTACTGAAAGTTGGAATAGGCTTGCGCTACATTTATAGTCGGTTGGATACCAGCTATCGCGCTTATTAAACTTTCATGCTCGCGATATCACTATGATTTGGTTAGGTACATATGCAAATGCATCTTACAATACTTAAGGAGTGTATCCTCCATGAAAGCACACATTCGCCACTACAAAGCAACAGATGCTACCGATATCTCAGCATTTAATTTGTTATTTCATTTATCGTACAAATATAATGCGGATTTCAAGTCTGAAAATATATTTTGTGCGGAGCTGGATAATCAAGTCGTTGCAACGGGCCATTTAGAGCCGATGGATTCATGTGAGTATCTTGAGCGCGAAGGAAAAGATTCGGACTATATTCACCGTTTTGCAATGGAAATGGATTCAGTGGATTCCGATGTGCACGCCGAGCTAGAGCTTGAAATATTTAATCGGCTTGTCGAAAGAGCCTATCAAATTAAGCAATCATACCCAAGTAAACGAATTCAAACCAGCTATACTTGCTCGCATGAAGACCACGATTCTATCGACTTTTTATTATCGCAAGGCTTCTATCATTGTTTGAATTATTTCATCATGAGACGTGATTTAACAGTGCCGCTTCCCGAGTACAGGCTCAATCCTGAAATAGAAATTAAGCGATGGGCAATGGATTCCGAGGAGGAGAAGGAGCTGTACCTGCAAGCAGAGAAGGACAGTTCAGATGATGAATCGTGGAGCAAAGCGAGGCTGAATTGGTTCAAAAGTGGACCGGAATGGGACACATTTACTGCGTTTTATCAAGGAAAACCGATTAGCAGTTGCATGACGTGGGGAATTTCTGCGGAACGAAGTGCAACCGAGCAAATATTTACGCATCCTGATTGGAGAAGGCAAGGAGTAGCCAAGGGAACGATTATTGAGGCTTTAACATTTTTACGAGATGAGAAGCAAAGAAGTGAGGCGACTTTAGGCGTTGTTGGGAGTAATGAAGCAGCTATTCGTCTGTATAAGTCGTTAGGATATGAGTTGATCGATGTTCAACTGCTTATGGTGAAGGATATTTTGTGAGGGAGTTCCATTTATGATGGGAAGCATTCCTCAAGCCTATTTTTGATGATGATGAATTGTTTTTAATCGTTACTGTTGCAAAATGATACCCTAAATAAGTGCGGTTCGCACTTTTAGTGTGCGGATTTGTTGTGCTATGCTAGCAAAAATGACTACTGTCATTCCTTGCACAGGTGTATAGATTGAAACGTTGGTTGGCTTCCGGACATGGTTGTGTTGTCAGCGTTGCTCGTTGAGCACGACTATTTGTTGAGGCCCGTTTTCTTGGGGAAATGTTGTTTGGTGTTATTTCACCGAGCGGGTGCGAGTCTAAATGTCAGATGAAATCCCTAGGGGGTTCGCACCCGCGTAGTAGTGCGGGCTAAAAACGTCGCTGTCGCTCTCTATATGAGAGCCAAATTCGGAGCAGATCCAATCATGAACGATTTTACAAAGAAAAGAATTACTAAAATCATGGATAATTACACCCAAAACGCAATCCCGCCTCATTTTCAAAATCAAATGATATTGAGCTCTAACATCAGAGGCAATAACGTCGCCTTAATCGAAGAAAGACCCGCATTTATGAGTGATAGATGGGTTCAACATCCCATGGCTCAGTTTAGAGTAGTAGAGTATCAATGGAGGATATATTGGAAAGATAGTAAAAATAAGGGCATTTTTACTGATGATATACTGCCGGATGCAGACTTTGAGAAACAATTAAGCACGGTAGTAAATGATAATAGGGGATTGTTTCGGGGTTAGCTGGTGTGGGACTTCG harbors:
- a CDS encoding transposase; this translates as MSRRGNHYHQIYTAKTKDCKACPLRDRCFTKSKPYRSITSPYFMKHWSKIERDPRHRSISEFNVCGEYGVKEPSVR
- a CDS encoding transposase; translated protein: MQGKKKCDPSKQSPPDKSERKEVKRSTTDPDSGWLNRPQKPVGNHYLGHTSIDTKHGIITDIHVTPGNVNDNDPYVERLSLQKIKFGLSIQKVGADKGYDSSLIHHGLKN
- a CDS encoding GNAT family N-acetyltransferase; translation: MKAHIRHYKATDATDISAFNLLFHLSYKYNADFKSENIFCAELDNQVVATGHLEPMDSCEYLEREGKDSDYIHRFAMEMDSVDSDVHAELELEIFNRLVERAYQIKQSYPSKRIQTSYTCSHEDHDSIDFLLSQGFYHCLNYFIMRRDLTVPLPEYRLNPEIEIKRWAMDSEEEKELYLQAEKDSSDDESWSKARLNWFKSGPEWDTFTAFYQGKPISSCMTWGISAERSATEQIFTHPDWRRQGVAKGTIIEALTFLRDEKQRSEATLGVVGSNEAAIRLYKSLGYELIDVQLLMVKDIL
- a CDS encoding RHS repeat-associated core domain-containing protein, translating into MKKVLSVTLVFILIFTSLPFASAQPIFSIGSGKNASVSEAVYGIPSHQQPQLFDPNAVITISSVADQFGIARNWVHKETMKGYPLHHVFQGLKTKQAGGSYEQFMQRLYPHIKSDLTKEQNPLNVTFNVYGNSPKIDSPNIDGNPSVTEVVYPEQKSRNKRSLMSSQYDEIALKQKDLRVDQAPFSIGDVNVNISTVDGSLRVEETDFILPGPNGMNFELRRTYDSARAKESIYFDITNNKNATRKPQEDKQSALGKGWIWDIPYIKMSDNDYPGSIYIPGKGTYSIDNSTLKGYPYKDLSFRGKGGEKVGNATFILDDHKTGLTYFFNINGQLIVIVNKYGNQIDFHYAFKKLILVRTGTTYEGDNGRRLYNQLEFSNYDDKVIVSASILDPVTNQPNKQTVEYRKETRVLQNRTESITTQVLTEVIDQAKRSTKYYYDDNNYNFMFFNFSKDLAEYTSFHDRIMKKWGTNVWLPLKTIEHPTKAHTDFDTEKVLRNTGPYAQEEQVRYRGRVRSYSTPSGPVWSDLNNLNYHSDVGSRFGDHSFSTSVSNGLRNTPNDELMNTTYHYQIDYKEDHWGVMENETPTIYNTSISMVPNGKTERKNIYYEYNMYKRNPNPIQITTAFSDGLKSSTQRVKYEYDEYGHIILETNPLNITSKHEYVETKFTSKVDEEWKPPAEEWDREVTVSQLKKSTVPIGTDKNLVSEYEYYPDHAGLKQVTRFQRQHVGQRLLSQSNYEYDRFGNPTTIQLKGEGVNNTVIKQEFDNNHKLMFLTKQTVTIKDADNSPSEITNQAKYNPVTGSMIQYIDGKGQAVTYEYDALNRVTAESYADGTQTKIVYNDASNTVTVTDPADQKKEMTFDPFGRLVKETSTRGVAYRSYDKYNRLTAQSQVVALTTSYEDAIKHYSTEYVYDAWGRVIEEKPKYFASKRYTYDDALLMKSTIDGAGNVLIEKYDILGRVEYKEEIKPSGIKTTLARYTYDHAGNVISMTDANGNVTTYQYDGLSRLNAVTDAESKTTNYKYDLSGNMVEVTYADGNKVQKKYDEIGRLIQQIDPKNQSKKLHYDANSNVIRSVDRKGQTQYFEYNMRNLLTSSFFASQAEERVSYQYDRVGRRTSMTDSTGTTNYEYHPSGELNTITYPGNTRLNYEYDVRGLRTKQTIAGSNFSLTTNLEYMADSPTPTKVQVLNESGSEISHYKYDFNQQTRRLSKLSSSQGFNESYMYDGLTRIGIQQKQHESLFGQYDYSYDNNRNITAKKENGSLYSFTYDKLNRIQRSSQFNESYQYDGRDNRSTLTSEKPTAEIIGGSYTYDNRNQLTNVMMDNGKSVAYRYNGDGLMVERTENGTTIRYYYDDKAKIVAEGTVGANNIVTISAGYVYDASGKLLARKLSGENSLQQYITNGHGDVTEIRDANGKVLNQYTYDIWGDPLKSAEQTPNIFRYSGEYWDSTTNLQYLRARWYDPSVGRFINEDTYEGELGNPLSQNLYTYVENNPLKWTDPTGHRKGLDFSFAYNTLRYGYEMGSLVDYWWDGDISDQEFFDSVGISFKNWDDINLTKGNGYYDDSPESLKYTDEINVAQTLSKMGKKVKTIQRDSNNTPDFLVDGVKVELKTAYPEDKKLKVKTSTQAVAKGFNKQGASEVVLDLRYGIDEDLSALHIFDLYYFSVTKLKQENTLFKLHIWTDNGIYSGNIRLKTPNSTGNEI
- a CDS encoding DUF3024 domain-containing protein, translated to MNDFTKKRITKIMDNYTQNAIPPHFQNQMILSSNIRGNNVALIEERPAFMSDRWVQHPMAQFRVVEYQWRIYWKDSKNKGIFTDDILPDADFEKQLSTVVNDNRGLFRG
- a CDS encoding transposase, which produces MMGVNKEKQHQFMLFNLEDYIPANHLLRSIEKVVDFSFIYKKVQHLYSPIGRKTIDPVMLIKMLLLGYLYGIPSERKLGEQVQLNLEFRWFLGLGLEESIPDHSTLSQNRRRRFKERTIFQEIFDHIVSTCVSSEPVTGEVIVTDSTHIKAHASDYQSEKVWKD